From one Fibrobacter sp. genomic stretch:
- the fliO gene encoding flagellar biosynthetic protein FliO encodes MNPERGRSSVVSKVKKIRFSSVLLACLFLFLVSSPAQETQSGTGDFDINKVREAVSSIGDSSLGNYTAPAKENINYTSVVFRIVFYLALIVLLILGLAWFMRKAGIAGTSKIGGGGAMDVLEVLPFGQNRNAILIRVMDSVYLLGQTPNSIVLLEKIEGQRAIDLIASSKGGSSITQFRDAFNNFIGKIKKPV; translated from the coding sequence ATGAATCCTGAAAGGGGCCGTTCCTCAGTGGTTTCAAAAGTTAAAAAAATCAGATTCAGTTCAGTCCTCTTAGCATGCCTTTTTTTATTTCTGGTGTCTTCTCCAGCTCAGGAAACACAGAGCGGAACCGGTGATTTTGACATCAACAAGGTCAGGGAGGCGGTAAGCAGTATAGGTGATTCCAGCCTCGGCAATTACACTGCACCTGCGAAGGAGAACATAAATTACACATCGGTTGTATTCCGGATTGTCTTCTACCTTGCATTGATAGTGCTCCTTATTCTGGGTCTGGCCTGGTTCATGCGTAAAGCTGGAATAGCCGGAACATCGAAAATAGGCGGCGGGGGAGCGATGGATGTTCTGGAGGTACTTCCGTTTGGTCAGAACAGAAATGCCATTCTTATAAGGGTTATGGATTCGGTTTACCTTCTGGGACAGACTCCAAATTCAATTGTGCTTCTGGAGAAGATAGAGGGACAGAGGGCTATCGACCTGATTGCATCAAGTAAAGGCGGAAGTTCCATCACCCAGTTCAGGGATGCATTCAATAATTTCATAGGAAAGATTAAAAAACCGGTATGA
- the fliN gene encoding flagellar motor switch protein FliN has translation MSDILSQEQIDALLSSENLGSGSGSEPEADKTAVLNRFFGSFCGQAGTVISTVLNINTLMVPEIGSTTDPSEIGGIIGSQAALLTVSLQEVEGQFGIVMKKSDVAVISDLMLMGDGTAEYNDDHKQAISELFNQVVNAFETASGKELGVKLTAGDVKVTDFKEDSLDEPLDSCEIIPVTVSVEGKIESRAALLFSGKFTDSISGMIPASLEESSDGQVGLNMSELDDLSKVTSFDSSGEFHETTLTGAPINAPRENIEMLFDIELDVSIELGRSVLPIKRILDLAPGSIVELDRMAGEPVDLLVNNKVVAKGEVVVIDESFGIRIVSLVSPEERIKSLR, from the coding sequence ATGAGTGACATACTTTCTCAAGAGCAGATCGATGCCTTATTGTCATCGGAAAATCTTGGAAGCGGTTCAGGCTCTGAGCCGGAGGCCGATAAAACAGCGGTGTTGAACAGATTCTTCGGCTCCTTCTGCGGACAGGCCGGGACTGTTATTTCCACTGTTCTTAACATAAATACACTGATGGTTCCGGAAATCGGTTCTACCACCGATCCTTCCGAAATAGGGGGAATTATCGGCTCTCAGGCTGCTCTTTTAACTGTTTCGCTGCAAGAGGTTGAAGGTCAGTTTGGCATCGTGATGAAGAAAAGCGATGTTGCAGTTATTTCAGACCTCATGCTTATGGGGGATGGGACTGCAGAGTACAATGATGATCATAAGCAGGCAATCTCTGAACTGTTCAATCAGGTAGTAAATGCCTTTGAAACTGCCTCAGGAAAAGAATTAGGTGTAAAGCTGACAGCAGGGGATGTTAAAGTTACCGATTTCAAGGAAGACAGCCTTGATGAGCCGCTTGATTCATGCGAGATAATACCGGTCACGGTATCTGTTGAGGGGAAAATAGAATCTCGTGCAGCGTTGCTTTTTTCCGGAAAATTTACCGATAGCATTTCCGGTATGATCCCTGCATCACTGGAAGAATCCTCTGATGGGCAGGTAGGACTCAACATGTCGGAACTGGATGATCTGTCAAAAGTAACATCGTTTGATTCATCCGGAGAGTTTCATGAGACAACATTGACCGGCGCTCCAATTAATGCTCCCCGAGAGAACATTGAAATGCTTTTTGACATAGAGCTCGATGTTTCAATTGAGCTTGGACGATCAGTTCTTCCCATAAAGAGAATTCTGGATTTGGCGCCCGGTTCAATCGTAGAACTGGACCGCATGGCTGGTGAGCCGGTCGATCTTCTGGTGAACAACAAGGTAGTGGCAAAGGGGGAAGTTGTTGTGATCGATGAGAGTTTCGGTATACGCATAGTATCACTTGTCTCTCCGGAGGAGAGGATAAAGAGTCTTAGATAA